A section of the Petrimonas sulfuriphila genome encodes:
- a CDS encoding beta-galactosidase trimerization domain-containing protein has product MKKIIPFVIYLVLPFLVYPQGKIHTPKYCLFYDNHTMPAIPDVGENFDVEAFTDRIKACGVDYLTFHARCNLGMAYYDTKIGIKHPSLKYDLFGQLADACNRKGIALTAYLNGGISSAEGLKHREWTTLYFDGREYREPRFTPYVRTMCYNTAYRDHLIAMVEEIARNYPVSGFFIDCLQNFPCVCPVCVKEMKEKGIDWNNLDEVTKFSEFSALRLAEDIYKAATKINPNLLIYHNNPGYEEQSKFSTYFEVECLPAGAWGYEYLPVLSHYLRTLGDYPVLNMTGRFYDWGDFGGLRPGEAIKSELLYGLANGMRPNIGGHFHPRGDLENAVLDRVERIYRELQTMEPWFDNAKNITEIAIVYPKKIANIRGDRQLKSAVRMLSELKQQFDVVTLASDWSKYKVLIFPDDILFDEETARRVKKHVNEGKAVISTGFSGLDPEKRHFVLEQEWGIKFLGENPFDPAYFTVGENCNEGLPDMPLSLYSNGIEVEASGKTRTEARLVKPYHNRDWDGEYAFYYNPPDKVTEKPALTINGQVAHFSHRIFSGYYDKASVELRTVFSNVLDRFLAKPLVKTKNLPSFSRVFVTEQPKRRMVHLLSYLPEMRGNTQMIEEPIELDNITLSLRHDDRNFKNIYLAPEKVKLSYTLEGDYVHINVPKSKGYSLLVIEE; this is encoded by the coding sequence ATGAAGAAAATCATTCCTTTTGTTATTTACCTTGTCCTACCCTTTCTGGTTTATCCGCAGGGCAAAATTCATACGCCTAAGTATTGTCTGTTTTACGATAATCATACTATGCCTGCTATCCCGGATGTAGGAGAAAATTTTGATGTAGAGGCATTTACTGATAGGATCAAAGCCTGTGGAGTAGATTACCTGACATTCCACGCCCGCTGTAATTTGGGAATGGCTTATTACGATACAAAGATTGGCATAAAACACCCTTCTCTAAAATATGATCTTTTCGGGCAGCTTGCAGATGCATGCAATCGGAAAGGGATTGCTCTTACGGCATATCTGAATGGGGGAATAAGTAGTGCTGAGGGATTAAAACACAGAGAGTGGACGACTCTGTATTTTGACGGCCGCGAATATCGTGAGCCACGTTTTACGCCTTACGTACGAACCATGTGCTACAATACCGCTTACAGAGATCATTTAATTGCCATGGTAGAAGAGATCGCACGAAATTATCCGGTGTCCGGCTTCTTTATTGATTGCCTTCAGAATTTCCCTTGCGTCTGCCCTGTTTGCGTAAAGGAAATGAAAGAAAAGGGAATTGATTGGAACAATCTGGACGAAGTAACAAAATTTTCGGAATTCTCCGCGCTGAGATTAGCTGAAGATATTTACAAAGCGGCAACGAAAATAAATCCTAATTTATTAATATACCACAACAATCCCGGTTACGAGGAACAGAGTAAATTCAGTACTTACTTTGAAGTAGAATGCCTTCCTGCCGGCGCATGGGGATATGAATACTTACCGGTTTTATCTCACTATTTAAGGACGCTGGGCGACTATCCGGTTTTGAATATGACGGGCCGGTTTTACGATTGGGGGGATTTTGGAGGATTACGTCCCGGGGAAGCCATCAAGTCGGAGTTGCTTTACGGGTTGGCCAACGGGATGCGTCCCAATATCGGAGGCCATTTTCACCCCAGGGGGGATCTCGAGAATGCCGTCCTTGACAGGGTGGAAAGAATATACAGGGAACTCCAGACCATGGAACCCTGGTTCGACAACGCCAAGAACATAACTGAAATAGCCATCGTCTATCCAAAGAAAATTGCAAACATACGGGGCGACAGACAACTCAAAAGCGCGGTGCGCATGTTGAGCGAATTGAAGCAGCAGTTCGATGTGGTGACGCTGGCATCGGACTGGAGCAAGTACAAGGTGCTGATCTTTCCCGACGACATTCTCTTTGACGAGGAAACGGCAAGACGCGTGAAGAAACACGTCAATGAAGGAAAGGCGGTCATTTCAACGGGGTTCTCCGGCCTTGATCCGGAGAAGAGACATTTTGTGCTCGAACAGGAATGGGGCATCAAATTTTTAGGAGAAAATCCGTTTGATCCGGCTTATTTTACCGTAGGGGAAAATTGTAATGAAGGGTTGCCGGACATGCCGCTCTCTTTATACTCCAACGGCATTGAAGTGGAAGCGTCCGGTAAAACAAGAACGGAGGCACGTCTTGTAAAACCATATCATAACCGGGATTGGGATGGGGAATATGCTTTCTATTATAATCCGCCAGACAAGGTGACGGAGAAGCCGGCGCTTACAATTAACGGGCAGGTGGCCCATTTCAGCCACCGTATATTCTCCGGGTATTACGATAAGGCATCCGTGGAGTTAAGAACAGTCTTTTCCAACGTGCTCGACCGGTTTCTTGCCAAACCGTTAGTAAAGACAAAAAATTTACCGTCATTCTCCCGGGTTTTTGTCACGGAACAACCCAAAAGAAGAATGGTGCATTTGCTTTCTTATCTGCCCGAGATGAGGGGAAATACGCAAATGATCGAAGAACCCATTGAACTTGACAACATAACCCTATCCCTTCGCCACGATGATAGAAATTTCAAGAACATCTACCTGGCACCCGAAAAGGTGAAGCTGTCTTATACCCTTGAAGGTGATTATGTCCATATCAACGTACCTAAAAGCAAAGGATACTCTCTGCTGGTTATCGAAGAATAA